The following proteins are co-located in the Apium graveolens cultivar Ventura chromosome 5, ASM990537v1, whole genome shotgun sequence genome:
- the LOC141725146 gene encoding uncharacterized protein LOC141725146, which translates to MLKWAVELGQFDLEYCPRTAIKGQALADFILEFDSEVDDKTIVLAEHSSQGNSHDGKREELPHPWWILYVDGAVNNNGSGAGIVLVTPEGHRLMSVIHFKFYVTNNDAEYEALINGLKLALEVGAVNLIVQSDSELVVNQVNGGFQARGPRTELYMRCSVRIK; encoded by the coding sequence ATGTTAAAATGGGCAGTAGAACTAGGACAATTCGATTTGGAGTATTGTCCTCGCACGGCAATCAAGGGACAAGCGCTGGCTGATTTCATACTTGAGTTTGATTCTGAAGTTGATGACAAGACCATAGTGTTGGCGGAACATTCCTCACAAGGAAATTCTCATGATGGTAAGAGGGAGGAACTCCCACACCCTTGGTGGATATTATATGTCGATGGGGCCGTGAACAATAATGGATCAGGTGCCGGGATTGTCTTGGTCACTCCGGAGGGGCACCGTTTGATGAGTGTTATCCATTTCAAGTTTTATGTCACTAACAATGATGCTGAGTACGAAGCTTTGATCAACGGTCTGAAATTAGCTCTGGAGGTGGGGGCCGTGAATCTGATAGTTCAGAGTGATTCCGAATTAGTTGTGAACCAGGTCAACGGAGGTTTCCAGGCCCGGGGACCAAGGACGGAGTTATATATGAGATGTTCCGTGAGAATAAAATAG